Proteins from a single region of Mycoplasma leachii PG50:
- the atpD gene encoding F0F1 ATP synthase subunit beta, producing MVSSKKTIDKNKTQVIGKIIQVLGPVVDVKFSENNIPKIYDALIVDNNGKKLVLEVEQNIGDEIVRTIAMGPTEGLKRGLDVINTNSPITAPVGNEVLGRMFNVLGDPIDEKPDLDVKRLPIHRDAPIYEELVTTTEILETGIKVIDLMIPFTKGGKVGLFGGAGVGKTILIQELINNIAKAHNGVSVFAGVGERTREGNDLYHEFIEAGVLNKTCLVFGQMNEPPGARMRVALTGLTIAEYFRDKKNMDVLLFIDNIFRFTQAGSEVSALLGRMPSAVGYQPTLSTEMGSLQERITSTKNGSITSVQAVYVPADDLTDPAPATTFTHLDARIVLDRSIASLGIYPAVDPLASSSRVLDPEIVGQEHYDIALKVQITLQKYQELQSIIAILGMDELSEEDKLIVQRARKIRNFLSQSFFVGEKFTGRPGVFVKVSDTVRSFKSILNGEVDHIPETYFLYSSTIDNVIEKYNNDKDK from the coding sequence GATAAAAACAAAACTCAAGTTATTGGAAAAATTATTCAAGTATTAGGCCCAGTTGTTGATGTTAAGTTTTCAGAAAATAATATACCAAAAATTTATGATGCATTAATTGTTGATAATAATGGTAAAAAATTAGTTCTTGAAGTTGAACAAAATATTGGAGATGAAATAGTTAGAACTATTGCAATGGGTCCAACTGAAGGGTTAAAAAGAGGATTAGATGTTATTAATACTAATTCACCAATTACAGCTCCAGTTGGAAATGAAGTTTTGGGTCGTATGTTTAATGTTTTAGGTGATCCAATTGATGAAAAACCAGATTTAGATGTTAAAAGATTGCCAATTCATAGAGATGCTCCAATTTATGAAGAACTAGTTACAACAACTGAAATTCTAGAAACTGGAATTAAAGTTATTGATTTAATGATTCCATTTACAAAAGGTGGAAAAGTTGGATTATTTGGTGGAGCTGGAGTTGGTAAAACTATTTTAATTCAAGAACTGATTAATAATATTGCAAAAGCTCATAATGGGGTTTCAGTTTTTGCTGGAGTTGGTGAGAGAACTAGAGAAGGAAATGATTTATATCACGAATTCATTGAAGCTGGAGTTTTAAATAAAACTTGTTTAGTATTTGGACAAATGAATGAGCCACCAGGAGCTAGAATGCGTGTTGCTTTAACTGGTTTAACTATTGCTGAATATTTTAGAGATAAAAAAAATATGGATGTTTTATTATTCATTGATAATATTTTTAGATTTACTCAAGCGGGTTCAGAAGTTTCAGCTTTGTTAGGACGTATGCCTTCAGCTGTTGGATATCAGCCAACTTTATCAACTGAAATGGGTTCATTACAAGAACGTATTACCTCAACAAAAAATGGATCAATTACTTCAGTTCAAGCGGTTTATGTTCCTGCTGATGATTTAACAGATCCAGCCCCAGCTACTACTTTTACTCACTTAGATGCACGTATTGTTTTAGATAGATCTATTGCTAGTTTAGGAATTTATCCAGCAGTTGATCCACTTGCTTCTTCATCTCGTGTTTTAGATCCAGAAATTGTTGGACAAGAACATTATGATATCGCTTTAAAAGTACAAATTACTTTACAAAAATATCAAGAATTACAATCAATTATTGCAATTTTGGGTATGGATGAATTAAGTGAAGAGGATAAATTAATTGTTCAAAGAGCAAGAAAAATCAGAAATTTCTTGTCACAATCATTTTTTGTTGGTGAAAAATTTACAGGAAGACCTGGGGTTTTTGTTAAGGTAAGTGATACTGTTAGATCATTTAAATCTATTTTAAATGGTGAAGTTGATCACATTCCCGAAACTTACTTCTTATATTCTTCAACTATTGATAATGTTATTGAAAAATATAACAATGATAAAGATAAATAA
- a CDS encoding MSC_0882 family membrane protein, whose translation MRDHNSSNNSNDHQNFHPNNQHHNYLDDKYYDQNQSSISNYHNHYQDNRYYNQDFRYEQNYQQEYEQQKYYEEQSEQDNQSNNEKVKFEPDIKIKNIVKLSYLKFWILLFIFTSLIGYFVIFLISKYNNFLYDPNNIQKYSKSLHNWLYTMNKFKVWHLIAIIIILTLIWFIYIVLISTLFSNYKKYLKDMQQRTEEYQAQKLPMLYLNKPEEGMAPLLIKKMYERQIKKPYYANWFCLAVYIYTGVGAIIYSMFVMFKWGSGKLQDNEAIHRLTLKQYFAQPGQLTPYYILLGIFLGVILIHIITLLSVKYVRNALEEYWQTPILSDEKIKELEKKANRRSLIVFIILIIIAFFVLAFFFIFFKIERRKGSIFSVLKRSGK comes from the coding sequence ATGCGCGATCATAATTCATCTAATAATTCAAACGATCATCAAAATTTTCATCCAAATAATCAACATCACAATTATTTAGATGACAAATACTATGATCAAAATCAAAGTTCTATTTCAAATTATCATAATCACTATCAAGATAATAGATATTATAATCAAGATTTTAGATATGAACAAAATTATCAACAAGAATATGAACAGCAAAAATATTATGAAGAACAATCTGAACAAGATAATCAATCAAATAATGAAAAAGTAAAATTTGAACCTGATATAAAAATAAAAAATATAGTTAAATTATCTTATTTAAAATTTTGAATTTTATTATTTATATTTACTTCTTTGATTGGATATTTTGTTATTTTTTTAATAAGTAAGTATAACAACTTTTTATATGATCCAAACAACATACAAAAATATAGTAAATCACTTCACAATTGACTATATACAATGAACAAATTTAAAGTATGACATTTAATAGCAATTATTATAATTTTGACTCTAATTTGATTTATATATATAGTTTTAATATCAACACTATTTAGTAACTATAAAAAATATCTAAAAGATATGCAACAAAGAACAGAAGAATATCAAGCACAAAAACTACCTATGCTTTATTTAAATAAACCAGAAGAAGGTATGGCACCTTTATTAATTAAAAAAATGTATGAAAGACAAATTAAAAAGCCATACTATGCTAATTGATTTTGTTTGGCTGTATATATTTATACTGGTGTTGGTGCTATTATTTATTCAATGTTTGTAATGTTTAAATGAGGTTCTGGAAAACTTCAAGATAATGAAGCAATTCATAGGTTAACATTAAAACAATATTTTGCTCAACCAGGTCAACTAACTCCTTACTACATTTTATTAGGAATTTTTCTTGGAGTTATTCTTATACATATAATTACATTATTATCTGTTAAATATGTTCGAAACGCTTTAGAAGAATATTGACAAACTCCTATTTTATCTGATGAAAAAATAAAAGAATTAGAAAAAAAAGCCAATCGTAGATCACTAATCGTCTTTATTATATTAATTATAATTGCATTTTTTGTACTAGCTTTCTTCTTTATATTTTTTAAAATTGAAAGAAGAAAAGGTTCAATATTTAGTGTTTTAAAAAGATCAGGAAAGTAA
- the mgtA gene encoding magnesium-translocating P-type ATPase, translating into MFLFKERKFSPKKITRHKKKTHFANERFIKQVSNLEQNEVLEILQLKHFGLTNEQFELRLKKYGTNELKKKKFNLLTEFFHAFFGPFNIILLLISLYNFISYATNGFYQETKSSDSKFELVGALIVLVMVLGSGLASFIQSLRSHLVTKKISSIVKSTTNIIRHKNDEDVEDYIKITKRNQLDLIRLGEEIDVKQLVPGDLIYLSSGDMLPADVRIIQSTDLFINQSSLTGESIPVEKHANNKKNTNNILDLENICYTGTSVVSGSALAVVLATANDTYFSTISKAILEKRPDSSFTKGIKQVTRMLLIFMLVMVPTVYLAKSIIGTISSGGSFDNIKDNPWFQAIFFAVAVAVGLTPEMLPMIVTTNLANGASRMSKQKVVVKQLEAIQSLGAIDVLCTDKTGTLTNDKIELVDYLRVDKKADPTLLKYLYINSYYQTGLKNPMDKAIVDYVNKHNHNFFIQDITKIDEIPFDFNRRKLTVIFDDENEKRFMVTKGSVEEILNSCTRVIQDDKVVNLTDTFKRQIIAYYEKINQQGKRLLGIAYKKIRDNQAKFSPRDEDSLIFMGFASFLDTPKPSTKQTIKLLKKYGVDLKILTGDSEPITRAICKMVNLDIKGLVTGEEIDAASDYELKKIVEDNNIFVKLNPLQKVKIIQVLKQNNHVVGYMGDGINDAPVLRQSDVAISVNNATEIAKDASDIILLEKSLLVLEKGIIQGRTIFGNILKYIKITTASNFGNSLSVLIGTVWLPFSPMAPAQILLQNLIYDFSQFGVALDKVDATFLTSPQRWQSKDLLPFTTINGTVSTFFDLITFAIAGYYFGYITSYNNAIVSSDTSLANISLAKFHACWFIIGLLSQTFVFQVLRTERLPIIQSRSTWPVYVIGAMATIIAFMIVYVSQIGNLVQLTSPGLIYIPISITIIFSYCVVAQLTKMVYKKIFKKWL; encoded by the coding sequence ATGTTTTTATTTAAAGAGAGAAAGTTTTCTCCTAAAAAAATAACAAGACACAAAAAAAAGACCCACTTTGCAAATGAAAGATTCATTAAACAAGTTAGTAATTTAGAACAAAATGAAGTATTAGAAATATTACAACTTAAACATTTTGGACTTACTAACGAACAATTTGAATTAAGATTAAAAAAATATGGAACTAATGAGTTAAAAAAGAAAAAGTTTAACTTATTAACAGAGTTTTTTCATGCTTTTTTTGGTCCATTTAATATCATTTTATTACTGATTTCTTTATATAATTTTATTTCATATGCTACTAATGGTTTTTATCAAGAAACAAAAAGTAGTGATTCTAAATTTGAATTAGTAGGTGCACTAATTGTTTTAGTAATGGTTCTTGGAAGTGGTTTAGCTTCTTTTATTCAATCATTAAGATCTCATTTAGTTACTAAAAAAATTAGTTCTATTGTTAAAAGTACTACTAATATTATCAGACATAAAAATGACGAAGATGTAGAAGATTATATAAAAATAACTAAAAGAAATCAGTTAGATTTAATTAGACTTGGTGAAGAAATTGATGTTAAACAACTAGTTCCAGGTGATTTAATCTATTTATCAAGTGGTGATATGTTACCTGCTGATGTTAGAATCATTCAATCAACTGATTTATTTATTAATCAATCATCTTTAACTGGAGAATCAATACCAGTTGAAAAACATGCAAATAATAAAAAAAACACAAATAATATTTTGGACTTAGAAAATATTTGTTATACAGGAACTAGTGTAGTTTCTGGTAGTGCTTTAGCTGTAGTTTTAGCAACTGCAAATGACACTTACTTTTCAACTATTAGTAAAGCTATTTTAGAAAAACGTCCTGATTCAAGCTTTACTAAAGGAATTAAACAAGTAACAAGAATGTTATTAATTTTTATGCTTGTAATGGTTCCAACTGTTTATTTAGCAAAATCAATTATTGGAACTATTTCAAGCGGTGGTTCTTTTGACAATATTAAAGACAACCCTTGATTTCAAGCAATCTTTTTTGCTGTAGCTGTTGCAGTTGGATTAACTCCTGAAATGTTACCAATGATAGTAACTACTAATTTAGCAAATGGAGCTTCTAGAATGTCAAAACAAAAAGTTGTAGTAAAACAATTAGAAGCAATTCAGTCACTTGGAGCTATTGATGTTTTATGTACTGATAAAACTGGTACATTAACAAATGATAAAATAGAACTTGTTGACTATTTAAGAGTTGATAAAAAAGCAGATCCAACATTATTAAAATATCTATATATTAATAGTTATTATCAAACTGGGTTAAAAAATCCAATGGATAAAGCAATTGTTGATTATGTTAATAAACACAATCATAACTTTTTTATTCAAGATATTACTAAAATTGATGAAATACCTTTTGATTTTAATAGAAGAAAACTAACTGTTATTTTTGATGATGAAAATGAAAAACGTTTTATGGTTACAAAAGGTAGTGTTGAAGAAATTTTAAATTCTTGTACAAGAGTTATTCAAGATGATAAAGTTGTTAATTTAACTGATACTTTTAAAAGACAAATTATTGCTTATTATGAAAAAATCAATCAACAAGGTAAACGTTTATTAGGTATTGCGTATAAAAAAATTAGAGATAATCAAGCTAAATTTAGTCCAAGAGATGAAGACTCATTAATCTTTATGGGATTTGCTTCATTTTTAGATACACCAAAACCATCAACAAAACAAACTATCAAGCTATTAAAAAAATACGGAGTAGATTTAAAAATTTTAACTGGAGATAGTGAACCTATAACTAGAGCTATTTGTAAAATGGTTAATTTAGATATTAAAGGTTTAGTAACTGGTGAAGAAATTGATGCTGCTAGTGATTATGAATTAAAAAAGATTGTTGAAGATAATAATATTTTTGTTAAATTAAATCCATTACAAAAAGTTAAAATTATTCAAGTTTTAAAACAAAATAATCATGTAGTTGGTTATATGGGAGATGGTATTAATGATGCTCCTGTGTTAAGACAATCTGATGTTGCTATTTCAGTTAATAATGCAACAGAAATTGCAAAAGATGCTAGTGATATTATCTTATTAGAAAAATCATTATTAGTTTTAGAAAAAGGAATTATTCAAGGAAGAACTATTTTTGGAAATATTTTAAAATATATTAAAATAACAACTGCTTCAAATTTTGGAAATTCATTATCAGTCTTAATTGGAACAGTTTGATTACCATTTTCACCAATGGCACCTGCTCAAATTTTATTACAAAATTTAATTTATGACTTTTCACAATTTGGAGTTGCACTAGATAAAGTTGATGCTACATTTTTAACATCTCCTCAGCGATGGCAATCAAAAGACCTCTTACCATTTACAACAATTAATGGAACAGTAAGTACATTTTTTGATTTAATAACATTTGCAATTGCAGGATATTATTTTGGTTATATTACTAGTTATAATAATGCAATTGTTTCTAGTGATACTTCATTAGCTAACATATCACTAGCTAAATTCCATGCTTGTTGATTTATTATTGGTTTATTATCTCAAACATTTGTTTTCCAAGTATTGCGTACTGAAAGACTACCAATAATTCAATCTCGTTCAACTTGACCTGTTTATGTAATTGGAGCTATGGCTACAATAATTGCTTTTATGATTGTTTATGTAAGTCAAATTGGAAATTTGGTTCAATTAACAAGTCCGGGATTAATTTATATTCCTATTTCAATCACAATCATTTTTAGTTATTGTGTAGTTGCTCAACTAACTAAAATGGTTTATAAAAAAATCTTTAAAAAATGATTATAA
- a CDS encoding ROK family protein, with translation MKKILGVDLGGTSAKVGIISQNGDLEHSFSITNPKTKIIENLYFEIQKTLKTLNIDEKNIMLVGITAPGFVDHNKGIVIMAPNIENGWFNYDLKTEAEFLFKKPVYVINDVNAAALGEYKKGSGLVYKSGLFYWLGTGIGGAIISNGKLISGSHGFAGEFGHGGSNQYNLKCNCGLNNCIEKVCSATTIPNSLLKILNNKYPEFYQKHFSNIKNLDMKLLFEIYNNLNKPIELKNSLLEVYNELFNHMSLLIHALDPDVVIIGGGGSLAGNNLLEIFEFGVRNKLTNSYKDIVDFKLALLKNDAGMIGAAFYALEQSLKAS, from the coding sequence ATGAAAAAAATATTAGGAGTAGATCTTGGTGGAACTTCAGCAAAAGTTGGAATTATTTCACAAAACGGAGATTTAGAACATAGTTTTTCTATAACTAATCCAAAAACTAAAATTATAGAAAACTTATATTTTGAAATTCAAAAAACTTTAAAAACACTAAACATAGATGAAAAAAACATTATGTTAGTTGGAATAACAGCTCCTGGATTTGTTGATCATAATAAGGGAATTGTAATTATGGCTCCAAATATTGAAAATGGATGATTTAATTATGATTTAAAAACTGAAGCTGAATTTTTATTCAAAAAACCTGTCTATGTAATTAATGATGTAAATGCTGCTGCACTTGGTGAATACAAAAAAGGATCAGGACTAGTTTATAAATCAGGTTTATTTTATTGATTGGGGACTGGAATTGGTGGAGCTATAATTTCTAATGGAAAACTAATTTCAGGATCACATGGGTTTGCTGGAGAATTTGGACACGGTGGAAGTAATCAATACAATTTAAAATGCAATTGTGGATTAAATAATTGTATTGAAAAAGTATGTTCAGCTACAACTATACCAAACTCACTTTTAAAAATTTTAAATAACAAATATCCCGAATTTTATCAAAAACATTTTTCAAATATTAAAAATTTAGATATGAAACTTTTATTTGAAATCTATAACAATTTAAATAAACCAATAGAGTTAAAAAATAGTTTATTAGAAGTTTATAATGAATTATTCAATCATATGTCATTATTAATACATGCTTTAGATCCAGATGTAGTTATTATTGGTGGTGGTGGTTCTTTAGCTGGAAATAATTTATTAGAAATATTTGAATTTGGTGTAAGAAATAAATTAACAAATTCATATAAAGATATAGTTGATTTTAAATTAGCTTTATTAAAAAATGATGCCGGAATGATCGGTGCTGCTTTTTATGCTTTAGAACAATCACTAAAAGCAAGTTAA
- a CDS encoding serine hydrolase domain-containing protein — MEFVNIEKTINSFIKNKYFKGATIRIAKDKKVIYAKQFGYNDQNNTILLKGDEIYQAYSMTKPITTLAFLLLVDKKLVSLDDDLSKYIPSFKDKNIKIWNLLTMTSGLTYSGNKSNTQLQIKKILEDWKLNNLTLEQLCDELSKVDLLFIPSTNWYYGLSLDVLSRVIEIVSNKTYRDFVKEEVFNKLNMNDSDYYLFDNKRKANVFKWSYKEDQNHLDRVENFDFLFQSIDKLSVCNLGGSGLFTTADDYLKFLNVLIDGKLEDNTQFISLDLLNEMKSDQLTKHNLKQFFNWNLNEDYSYGFGGRVRVKNELYPLTEVGEYGWDGLLGSSGLVDTKNKITMTIMLSSHPGHNKLVETEFFDALYQDLRLNNLA; from the coding sequence ATGGAATTTGTTAATATTGAAAAAACAATTAACTCTTTTATAAAAAATAAATATTTTAAAGGTGCAACAATTAGAATTGCTAAAGACAAAAAAGTTATTTATGCTAAACAATTTGGATATAATGATCAAAATAATACTATTTTATTAAAAGGTGATGAAATTTATCAAGCTTATTCAATGACTAAACCTATAACTACACTAGCCTTTTTACTTTTAGTAGATAAAAAACTAGTTAGTTTAGATGATGATTTATCTAAATATATTCCATCATTTAAAGATAAGAATATTAAAATTTGAAACTTATTAACTATGACTTCAGGTTTAACTTATAGTGGTAATAAGTCAAATACTCAACTTCAAATTAAAAAAATATTAGAAGATTGAAAGCTAAATAATTTAACTTTAGAACAATTATGCGATGAATTAAGTAAAGTTGATTTATTATTTATCCCATCAACTAATTGATATTATGGATTAAGTTTAGATGTATTAAGTAGAGTAATAGAAATAGTTTCAAATAAAACTTATAGAGATTTTGTAAAAGAAGAAGTCTTTAACAAATTAAATATGAATGACTCTGATTATTATTTATTTGATAATAAAAGAAAAGCAAATGTTTTTAAGTGATCTTATAAAGAAGATCAAAATCATTTAGATCGAGTTGAAAACTTTGACTTTTTATTTCAATCAATTGATAAATTATCAGTATGTAATTTAGGTGGTAGCGGCTTGTTTACAACAGCTGATGATTATTTAAAATTTCTAAATGTTTTAATTGATGGTAAATTAGAAGATAATACTCAGTTCATTTCATTAGATTTATTAAATGAAATGAAATCAGATCAACTTACTAAACATAACTTAAAGCAATTTTTTAATTGAAATTTAAATGAAGATTATAGCTATGGATTTGGTGGAAGAGTTAGAGTTAAAAATGAACTATATCCACTAACAGAAGTTGGTGAATATGGATGAGATGGATTATTAGGTTCATCTGGCTTAGTTGATACTAAAAACAAAATTACAATGACAATAATGTTATCTTCTCACCCTGGGCATAATAAACTAGTTGAAACTGAGTTTTTTGATGCTTTATATCAAGATTTAAGATTAAATAATCTAGCTTAA
- a CDS encoding PTS transporter subunit EIIC, which produces MLTQTNKSNFKDKLKAFGANIMPTLSKLSKAFLLPIALLPIAGVFLGVGAAITANTAEKSTLWFIGAVMKTMGEVCFGNLPVLFCISVALAYTKDSGVAAITAVVGFLVFNGIQAPLFIKGVVISEKVSEYSLLWYKHVSNSLTGYNMGILSLNTGVLGGIFVGAIAAKCYNKFHQTQLPTAISFFSGTKLVPIITFVAVIPLSFIFMAVWPVIGLGLNKFGQVSGTLPYGTDSLIFEIVERSLVPFGLHHVFYAPLWWTSAGGSIAEGFENLQKQPESVKTAFVTAYNALHSTSHSSLDKIVEVIKKNDKLWGAVGDQLISQAVIANLKILNFTDVEKLGINLGRFQSGKFGFMLLGLPAAALAMWLAAPKENRQQVFGIYFSAAFTCFLTGITEPIEYTFLFVAPWLFYGVHMPLASIAFWITGALQTHITQTVSGGIIDYIVFGVIPFIGGAMKPLSAFGVLIVAVGLAPIYFFAFYFLIKLFNVKTPGRDGNAEAKLYTKADYKASKGLNVDSSKMSSSIDEKEQARLAKAAAIIEYLGGEENIVDVDSCASRLRLTVVDSKKADIDGIKSLGGTTGALVKGNNIQIVYGGEQESIKPRMQKLLEQQRNEKMMTHSEEMKSDEMSMSCDAQEACEKKDCKLKEKSCGCEENCMCEENKMQDQPVSEMKVEEKVVDEMMVEKPKSTRAKSTKAKSTTTKSTSKSTKSTKSTASKPKTTKTKSTSSKAKSTK; this is translated from the coding sequence ATGTTAACACAAACAAACAAGAGTAATTTTAAAGATAAATTAAAGGCGTTTGGTGCTAATATTATGCCTACTTTATCTAAATTAAGTAAAGCATTTTTATTACCTATTGCTTTGCTACCTATTGCTGGTGTGTTTTTAGGAGTTGGGGCAGCTATTACTGCAAATACAGCTGAAAAATCTACTTTGTGATTTATTGGTGCAGTTATGAAAACCATGGGAGAAGTTTGTTTTGGTAACTTACCTGTGTTATTCTGTATTTCTGTAGCTTTAGCTTATACTAAAGACTCAGGAGTTGCTGCAATTACTGCTGTTGTAGGATTTTTAGTATTTAATGGTATCCAAGCTCCTTTATTTATTAAAGGAGTTGTTATAAGTGAAAAGGTTTCTGAGTATAGTTTATTATGATATAAACATGTTTCAAACTCATTAACTGGATATAATATGGGGATCTTATCACTTAATACTGGGGTTTTAGGTGGTATATTTGTTGGAGCTATTGCTGCTAAATGTTATAACAAATTCCATCAAACTCAATTACCAACTGCTATTAGCTTTTTTAGTGGTACAAAATTAGTTCCTATTATTACTTTTGTAGCAGTTATTCCATTGTCATTCATTTTTATGGCTGTATGACCTGTTATTGGATTAGGGTTAAATAAATTTGGTCAAGTATCAGGTACTTTACCTTATGGAACTGATTCATTAATTTTTGAAATCGTTGAACGTTCATTAGTTCCATTTGGACTACATCACGTGTTCTATGCTCCATTATGATGAACTAGTGCTGGAGGTTCAATTGCTGAAGGATTTGAAAATCTTCAAAAACAACCAGAAAGTGTTAAAACTGCATTTGTAACTGCTTATAATGCATTACACTCTACAAGCCATAGTAGTTTAGATAAAATTGTAGAAGTAATTAAAAAGAATGATAAATTATGAGGTGCAGTTGGTGACCAATTAATTTCTCAAGCTGTTATTGCTAATTTAAAAATTTTAAACTTTACAGATGTTGAAAAACTAGGAATTAACTTAGGAAGATTCCAATCAGGTAAATTTGGATTTATGTTATTAGGTTTACCAGCAGCTGCACTAGCTATGTGATTAGCAGCACCAAAAGAAAATAGACAACAAGTATTTGGTATTTACTTTTCAGCTGCATTTACTTGCTTTTTAACAGGTATTACAGAACCTATTGAATATACATTCTTATTTGTTGCTCCATGATTATTCTATGGTGTACATATGCCATTAGCTTCAATTGCATTCTGAATTACGGGAGCTTTACAAACACACATTACTCAAACTGTTTCTGGTGGAATCATTGATTACATAGTATTTGGAGTAATTCCATTTATTGGTGGAGCTATGAAACCATTATCAGCATTTGGTGTATTAATAGTTGCTGTTGGGTTAGCACCAATTTACTTCTTTGCATTCTACTTCTTGATTAAGTTATTTAATGTTAAAACACCAGGTAGAGATGGAAATGCTGAAGCTAAATTATACACTAAAGCAGATTATAAAGCATCTAAAGGATTAAATGTTGATAGTTCAAAAATGAGTTCATCAATTGATGAAAAGGAACAAGCTAGATTAGCAAAAGCTGCTGCTATTATTGAATATCTAGGTGGAGAAGAAAATATTGTTGATGTTGATTCTTGTGCTTCAAGATTAAGATTAACTGTTGTTGATTCTAAAAAAGCTGATATTGATGGAATTAAATCTTTAGGTGGAACAACTGGGGCTTTAGTAAAAGGAAATAACATTCAAATTGTTTATGGTGGAGAACAAGAATCTATTAAACCAAGAATGCAAAAACTTTTAGAACAACAAAGAAATGAAAAAATGATGACTCACTCAGAAGAAATGAAATCTGATGAAATGAGTATGTCTTGTGATGCACAAGAAGCTTGTGAGAAAAAAGATTGTAAACTAAAAGAAAAATCTTGCGGTTGTGAAGAAAATTGTATGTGTGAAGAAAACAAAATGCAAGATCAACCTGTAAGTGAAATGAAAGTTGAAGAAAAAGTAGTTGATGAAATGATGGTTGAAAAACCAAAATCAACTAGAGCTAAATCAACTAAAGCTAAATCTACAACTACAAAGTCAACTTCAAAATCAACTAAATCAACAAAATCTACAGCTTCAAAGCCAAAAACAACTAAAACAAAATCTACTAGTTCAAAAGCTAAATCAACAAAATAA
- the smpB gene encoding SsrA-binding protein SmpB, which produces MSEHLIVKNKKAYFNYEIIQTYQAGIVLNGPEIKSIRNHDVSINEAFVLIRKKEIYILNMNIKKYQFANYIKGLEETRTRKLLLHKKEIIKILNKIKQENLTIIPIKLYFKNDYVKLEIALAKGKKLHDKRQTIKKRDTERKELRDYK; this is translated from the coding sequence ATGTCTGAACATCTAATTGTTAAAAATAAAAAAGCTTATTTTAACTATGAAATCATTCAAACTTATCAAGCAGGAATTGTTTTAAATGGTCCTGAAATAAAATCAATTAGAAATCATGATGTTTCTATTAATGAAGCTTTTGTTTTAATTAGAAAAAAAGAAATTTATATTTTAAATATGAATATTAAAAAATATCAGTTTGCTAATTATATTAAAGGTTTAGAAGAAACTAGAACTAGAAAACTGTTATTACATAAAAAAGAAATAATTAAAATATTAAATAAAATAAAACAAGAAAATTTAACAATTATTCCTATTAAACTATACTTTAAAAATGACTATGTTAAATTAGAAATCGCTTTAGCTAAAGGTAAAAAGCTTCATGATAAAAGACAAACTATTAAAAAAAGAGATACAGAAAGAAAAGAATTAAGAGATTATAAATAA